The following coding sequences are from one Selenomonas sputigena ATCC 35185 window:
- a CDS encoding glycosyltransferase family protein, translating to MKDERAIAFITCVNDEAWYAECLLYLRHLRLPEGFCAEYIAVRGAASMAAGYNEGMARSRARYKVYLHQDTLLVNKDFPRAMLNIFADESIGMIGVIGCRSLPESGVWWDGLRCYGRVLHACEAESIVDTRMREPDGESIDVEAADGLFLATQYDVPWREDLFTGWHLYDTSQCKEFSRLGFRTVVPNQEAGFWCIHCPVEKPLAKSYKEYQKIFLREYGAELCPEV from the coding sequence ATGAAGGATGAGAGGGCGATCGCCTTCATCACCTGCGTCAACGATGAGGCATGGTACGCGGAGTGTCTGCTCTACCTGCGCCATCTGCGTTTGCCCGAAGGCTTTTGCGCCGAGTACATCGCCGTGCGCGGCGCCGCGTCGATGGCGGCGGGGTACAACGAGGGCATGGCGAGGTCGCGGGCGCGCTACAAGGTCTATCTGCATCAGGACACCTTGCTCGTCAACAAGGATTTTCCACGGGCGATGTTGAATATCTTTGCAGATGAGAGCATCGGCATGATCGGCGTCATCGGCTGCCGTTCGCTGCCCGAAAGCGGCGTGTGGTGGGACGGGCTTCGCTGCTATGGACGCGTGCTTCACGCGTGCGAGGCGGAGAGCATCGTCGACACGCGCATGAGGGAGCCGGACGGCGAGAGCATCGACGTCGAAGCGGCGGACGGACTCTTCCTTGCGACGCAGTACGACGTGCCCTGGCGCGAAGATCTTTTCACGGGCTGGCATCTTTACGACACGTCGCAGTGCAAGGAGTTCTCCAGGCTCGGGTTTCGGACGGTCGTGCCGAATCAGGAGGCGGGATTTTGGTGCATCCACTGTCCCGTGGAGAAGCCGCTCGCCAAAAGCTATAAGGAGTATCAGAAGATCTTTCTTCGAGAATACGGCGCGGAATTGTGCCCGGAGGTTTAG
- a CDS encoding methyltransferase domain-containing protein gives MRDAGEERGDLMEYGGGLLRFLAPTCSALSVLVVESLAYLPKLREMMPAAALFAVTAETDAADAPELQGLDVSWFFLDYRDTPLPFERESFDYILADRCLETAGNPQDIAAGFGLFLRPTGYLLTSFLNVRHWSVIEDLRDGHFYAIVRRLFARPEMETLLAASFYKEVSFLPVWREAPQGVIEHLEAEGFENPGRDLEAKFWLCRARRTSDEVAPLKECFTPVVRRTLVTLLRRLEYGIEAEENAAALWQLCREEGIFLEYLVDFAAQTIVHQKDLLRVLLQTAEPQLARELAEAARRRLPRAEVREALQELAAESAKGAAEDEG, from the coding sequence TTGAGGGACGCGGGTGAAGAGCGAGGCGATCTCATGGAATACGGCGGCGGCTTGCTGCGCTTTCTCGCGCCGACGTGCTCCGCTCTCTCCGTGCTCGTCGTGGAAAGCCTCGCCTATCTGCCTAAACTGCGCGAGATGATGCCCGCCGCTGCTCTCTTCGCCGTGACGGCGGAAACGGATGCTGCCGATGCACCCGAACTTCAGGGGCTTGACGTCTCGTGGTTCTTCCTCGACTACCGCGATACGCCCCTGCCGTTTGAGAGAGAGAGTTTCGACTATATCCTCGCCGACCGCTGTCTGGAAACGGCGGGAAATCCGCAGGACATCGCTGCGGGGTTCGGACTCTTCCTGCGGCCGACGGGCTATCTCCTGACGAGCTTCTTGAACGTGCGCCATTGGAGCGTCATCGAGGATCTGCGCGACGGGCATTTCTATGCGATTGTGCGCCGTCTCTTCGCTCGCCCCGAGATGGAGACGCTGCTCGCGGCTTCCTTTTATAAGGAAGTCTCTTTTCTTCCCGTATGGCGCGAAGCGCCGCAGGGCGTGATCGAGCACTTGGAAGCGGAGGGATTTGAAAATCCGGGGCGCGACTTGGAAGCGAAGTTTTGGCTCTGCCGTGCGCGGCGGACCTCGGACGAGGTCGCACCGCTGAAGGAGTGCTTCACGCCCGTCGTGCGACGAACGCTCGTGACGCTCCTGCGCCGCCTTGAGTACGGCATAGAGGCAGAAGAAAATGCAGCGGCTCTCTGGCAGCTTTGCCGCGAGGAAGGAATCTTCCTCGAATACCTCGTGGATTTTGCCGCGCAGACCATCGTGCATCAGAAGGATCTCCTGCGCGTGCTCCTGCAGACGGCAGAGCCGCAGCTGGCACGAGAGCTTGCCGAGGCGGCACGGCGCAGGCTTCCGCGTGCCGAGGTGCGGGAGGCCTTGCAGGAACTTGCGGCAGAAAGTGCGAAAGGAGCGGCGGAAGATGAAGGATGA
- a CDS encoding N-acetylmuramoyl-L-alanine amidase has product MNVSFRWLFFFVFALGAFFLSFLAPPTAQAASLAQIKNVRVHADKEKVRIVVDADGEVDYKSMTLASPGRVVVDISGARLAPSVAKSQKIESRFATKVRLGQFDPTTVRIVVETEMYKSSSNYDVFSLEGGPVPYRVVMDFGNLSGSAGSSASSAGGASSGGSNIDFERGRNPSGEVETAGGSDDASSAGSASVPARPRSQSSAAPGIDGKRIVLDPGHGGSDTGAIGPTGVTEKSIALRIAKRLKVLLEAEGAEVILTRTEDTEVSPKKAKATDVEELQARCDIANQNSADIFLSIHLDAFSGPEAHGTTGYYYERGSADSTRLADCVKRGVLRRLGTLDRGTKPCAFYVCRHTDMPAMLLETAFVSNPREEQMMNSEEGVENAAQGIAAGIAEYFQ; this is encoded by the coding sequence ATGAACGTGTCGTTTCGTTGGCTTTTCTTTTTCGTTTTCGCTTTGGGCGCGTTTTTCTTGAGCTTCTTGGCACCTCCGACGGCGCAGGCGGCTTCTTTGGCTCAGATCAAGAATGTGCGCGTCCATGCGGACAAGGAGAAGGTGCGCATCGTCGTCGATGCGGACGGCGAGGTTGACTACAAGTCGATGACGCTCGCCTCGCCCGGGCGCGTCGTCGTCGACATTTCGGGCGCACGCCTCGCGCCTTCCGTTGCAAAGAGCCAGAAGATCGAGAGCCGGTTCGCGACGAAAGTGCGCCTCGGGCAGTTCGATCCGACTACGGTGCGCATCGTCGTGGAGACGGAGATGTATAAGAGCAGCAGCAATTACGACGTGTTCTCTCTGGAAGGCGGCCCTGTGCCGTACCGCGTGGTCATGGATTTTGGCAATCTTTCGGGCAGTGCGGGCAGCAGCGCGTCCTCCGCAGGAGGAGCTTCTTCGGGCGGTTCGAACATCGACTTCGAGCGCGGGAGAAATCCGTCGGGCGAAGTGGAGACGGCGGGAGGATCGGATGATGCGTCTTCCGCAGGGTCGGCCTCCGTGCCGGCACGCCCGAGAAGCCAGAGCAGCGCAGCGCCGGGCATTGACGGCAAGCGCATCGTCCTCGATCCCGGGCACGGCGGCAGCGACACGGGCGCCATCGGGCCGACGGGCGTGACGGAAAAGAGCATCGCGCTCCGCATCGCGAAAAGACTCAAGGTACTCTTGGAAGCCGAGGGGGCAGAGGTCATTCTGACGCGCACGGAGGACACGGAGGTTTCGCCGAAGAAGGCGAAGGCGACGGATGTGGAGGAATTGCAGGCTCGCTGTGACATCGCGAATCAAAATTCGGCGGACATCTTCCTCAGCATACATCTCGATGCTTTCTCCGGGCCTGAAGCGCACGGCACGACGGGCTACTATTACGAGAGAGGGTCGGCTGACAGCACGCGTCTTGCCGACTGCGTCAAGCGCGGCGTGCTGCGCCGCCTCGGTACGCTCGACCGCGGCACGAAGCCGTGCGCCTTCTATGTGTGCCGTCATACGGATATGCCCGCGATGCTCTTGGAGACGGCCTTTGTTTCCAATCCGCGCGAGGAGCAGATGATGAATTCGGAGGAGGGCGTGGAGAATGCCGCGCAGGGCATCGCGGCAGGAATTGCCGAGTATTTCCAATGA
- a CDS encoding amino acid ABC transporter ATP-binding protein: MASTMNEPAIRMHGIHKSFGANEVLRGIDLVAKRGETLSIIGPSGSGKSTLLRCINRLEDIDKGSIEIDGDFLAAENEDGHTEYASSGKCRTLLLKMGMVFQQFNLFPHMTVLQNLLEAPVEVKGMKREEILPTAEELLRKVGLFDKRDAYPARLSGGQQQRVAIARALAMRPEIMLFDEPTSALDPELTGEVLKTMRELAAEHMTMVVVTHEMAFAREVSQQVVFMADGTIVEQGKPRDLFQQPQEERTQAFLRNML, encoded by the coding sequence ATGGCAAGTACGATGAATGAGCCGGCAATCCGCATGCACGGCATCCATAAGAGCTTCGGGGCGAATGAGGTGCTGCGCGGCATCGATCTCGTAGCGAAACGCGGCGAGACGCTTTCCATCATCGGGCCTTCTGGCTCAGGCAAGTCGACGCTGCTGCGCTGCATCAATCGGCTTGAGGACATCGACAAGGGGTCGATCGAGATTGATGGGGACTTCCTCGCTGCAGAGAACGAGGACGGTCATACGGAGTACGCTTCGAGCGGGAAGTGCCGCACCCTTCTGTTGAAGATGGGCATGGTCTTTCAGCAGTTCAACCTCTTCCCGCACATGACGGTGCTGCAGAATCTGTTGGAGGCGCCTGTCGAGGTCAAGGGCATGAAGCGCGAGGAAATCCTGCCGACGGCGGAGGAACTTCTCCGAAAGGTCGGGCTTTTTGACAAGCGCGACGCCTACCCTGCACGCCTGTCGGGCGGGCAGCAGCAGCGCGTCGCCATCGCGCGTGCCCTCGCCATGCGGCCCGAGATCATGCTGTTCGACGAGCCGACGTCGGCGCTCGACCCTGAGCTTACGGGCGAGGTCTTGAAGACGATGCGCGAACTAGCGGCAGAGCACATGACGATGGTCGTCGTGACGCATGAGATGGCGTTCGCGCGTGAGGTGTCACAGCAAGTGGTGTTCATGGCGGATGGTACGATCGTGGAGCAGGGAAAGCCCCGAGACCTTTTCCAACAGCCGCAGGAGGAGCGCACGCAGGCGTTCCTGCGCAACATGCTTTGA
- a CDS encoding amino acid ABC transporter permease yields the protein MEQIMGTALLMMEGAQITLEIFCVTLLLSLPLGLLVALCRISKLGPLCLLMEFYIWLMRGTPLMLQLLFVYFALPMVGIRLPDIAAALLAFTLNYAAYFAEIFRAGIQSIGRGQYEAAKSLGMTYTQTMRRIIVPQMIRHVLPPVSNETINLVKDTSLIYILAMNDLLRVARTIVQREFDMTPFFVAAVFYLAMTFVLTWGFKKLEAYYGKYDE from the coding sequence ATGGAACAAATCATGGGGACGGCGCTCTTGATGATGGAGGGCGCACAAATCACGCTGGAAATCTTCTGCGTGACGCTCCTCTTGTCACTGCCCTTGGGGCTTCTCGTCGCGCTCTGCCGCATATCGAAGCTCGGGCCTTTGTGCCTTCTGATGGAGTTCTACATCTGGCTCATGCGCGGCACGCCGCTGATGCTGCAGCTTCTCTTCGTCTACTTCGCCCTGCCGATGGTTGGCATACGTCTGCCCGACATCGCGGCGGCGCTCCTCGCGTTTACGCTCAACTATGCGGCGTACTTCGCGGAAATTTTCCGTGCGGGCATCCAGTCGATCGGGCGCGGGCAGTATGAAGCGGCGAAGTCTCTCGGCATGACGTACACGCAGACGATGCGGCGCATCATCGTGCCGCAGATGATCCGCCACGTCCTGCCGCCTGTGAGCAACGAGACGATCAACCTCGTCAAGGATACGTCGCTCATCTACATTCTGGCGATGAACGATCTCCTGCGCGTGGCGCGTACGATCGTGCAGCGCGAGTTCGACATGACGCCGTTTTTCGTGGCGGCAGTCTTTTATCTCGCGATGACGTTCGTTCTGACGTGGGGATTCAAGAAATTGGAGGCGTACTATGGCAAGTACGATGAATGA
- a CDS encoding efflux RND transporter permease subunit, with amino-acid sequence MAKFFIHRPIFAIVIALLIVICGVIAGLQLPIAQYPQISPPTVTVGTMYTGASASVVNQTVAQIIEDQVNGTQGMDYMSSNSDDTGRYSLTVTFETGSDGDMDSVKVQNNVAVATASLPDDVKTVGVTTKKASNDMAMMVSIYSDSDLYDSTFLKNYATIYLLDKIKRVHGVGDVQIFGSDYSMRVWLNPDKLAELGLTVSDVAAAIKEQNMQAPAGTIGAMPVPEMQEKQATGKVNGRLVTPEQFGNIIVRAAGDGSFVRLKDVARVETGAKTNNIIAKANGHPALAMGVQLTSDANAMQTVAAVKQVIDEARPNFPPEMRCDTIVDSTNYIRESITEVVHTFVEALLLVVLVIFVFLQSWRATLIPLLAVPVSLIGTFIAFIALDFSINTLTLFAMVLAIGLVVDDAIVVIENVEHHMEEGLNVIDATERAMDEVQGPVVAIAFVLAAVFVPVAFLGGMMGVLYKQFALTIAISMAISAFVALSLTPALCALILKPHAKDKEDKKGILDRFFAGFNTWFDKTKSGYLGIVAKMIRKSRFAILFMVLVCALTAIVYKNMPSTFVPDEDQGFYIVSVSLPPGTSTNVTQESIDKVQASLKELPGVDMVMAINGFDILSFGAKSSAGTIFVGLDPWSERTTVETNINMLIGKTFGIGAKVAPESQVIAFNMPALPGLGMVGGWTMQLQDMSGHTDEELDAITKQIVQAMNQRPELQGVRTTYSIDSPVYDFEIDREKVKQLGVQMSDVFTALQVNFGGYQVNDFNQFGRTYKVMMQADMPYRSEVEAARFIFVKSNAGTMVPLDTLLKPKRGTGAPIISRFNAARAVQIQGNAASGYSSGDAMRAAEEVVSEVAPAGFNIEWSGQSREEKTAGSSTLRVLALCFVFVFLCLAALYESWSVPFAVLLTVPTGILGALLSEYVLGMGGMILFHHMNAGLQDSIYMQIGIIMIIGLAAKNAILIVEFAKVRVDRGMEPVKAAIEAAGLRLRPILMTSFAFIIGCLPLALATGAGASARNGMGVAVVGGMLFATILGVFLIPVFYVIVAWISAKLGTLKQAKKKTPLDYM; translated from the coding sequence TTGGCAAAGTTTTTTATCCATCGGCCGATTTTTGCCATCGTCATCGCGCTTTTGATCGTCATCTGCGGCGTCATCGCGGGGCTTCAGCTGCCGATCGCGCAGTACCCGCAGATCTCGCCGCCGACGGTCACCGTCGGCACGATGTATACGGGAGCGAGCGCGAGCGTCGTCAATCAGACGGTCGCGCAGATCATTGAAGATCAGGTCAACGGCACGCAGGGCATGGACTACATGAGTTCCAACTCGGACGACACGGGGCGCTACAGTCTGACGGTCACGTTCGAGACCGGATCGGACGGCGACATGGATTCGGTCAAGGTGCAGAACAATGTCGCCGTGGCGACGGCGAGCCTGCCCGACGACGTCAAGACGGTCGGCGTCACGACGAAGAAGGCGTCGAACGACATGGCGATGATGGTTTCCATCTATTCGGACAGCGACCTCTACGACAGCACGTTCCTCAAGAATTATGCGACGATCTATCTCCTCGATAAGATCAAGCGCGTGCACGGCGTCGGTGACGTCCAGATCTTCGGCTCGGATTACTCGATGCGTGTCTGGCTCAATCCCGACAAGCTCGCAGAACTCGGGCTCACGGTCTCCGATGTCGCAGCCGCGATCAAGGAGCAGAACATGCAGGCGCCGGCGGGTACGATCGGTGCGATGCCCGTGCCCGAGATGCAGGAAAAGCAGGCGACGGGCAAGGTCAACGGCCGTCTCGTGACGCCCGAGCAGTTCGGCAATATCATCGTGCGCGCCGCAGGCGATGGCAGCTTCGTGCGCCTCAAGGATGTCGCGCGCGTGGAGACAGGCGCGAAGACGAACAACATCATCGCCAAGGCGAACGGTCATCCGGCGCTTGCCATGGGCGTTCAGCTCACGAGCGACGCCAATGCCATGCAGACGGTCGCCGCTGTCAAACAGGTCATCGACGAGGCGCGGCCGAACTTCCCCCCCGAGATGCGCTGCGATACGATCGTGGACAGCACGAACTATATCCGTGAGTCCATCACGGAGGTCGTCCACACCTTCGTTGAGGCGCTTCTCCTCGTCGTGCTCGTCATCTTCGTCTTTTTGCAGAGCTGGCGCGCGACGCTCATACCGCTCTTAGCTGTGCCCGTATCCTTGATCGGCACGTTCATCGCGTTCATCGCGCTTGACTTCAGCATCAACACGTTGACGCTCTTCGCGATGGTTCTCGCCATTGGTCTTGTTGTCGACGACGCCATCGTCGTCATCGAAAATGTCGAGCATCACATGGAGGAGGGTCTGAATGTCATCGATGCGACGGAGCGCGCGATGGACGAGGTGCAGGGACCTGTCGTGGCGATCGCCTTCGTGCTCGCCGCCGTCTTCGTCCCCGTCGCCTTCTTGGGCGGCATGATGGGCGTGCTCTACAAGCAGTTCGCCCTGACCATCGCCATTTCCATGGCAATCTCGGCCTTTGTCGCCCTGTCCTTGACGCCGGCTCTTTGCGCTTTGATCTTGAAGCCGCACGCGAAGGACAAGGAAGACAAGAAGGGCATTCTCGACCGCTTCTTCGCCGGTTTCAATACGTGGTTTGACAAGACGAAGAGCGGCTACTTGGGCATTGTCGCCAAGATGATTCGCAAGTCGCGCTTCGCCATTCTCTTCATGGTGCTCGTCTGCGCCCTTACGGCGATCGTCTACAAGAACATGCCATCGACCTTCGTACCGGATGAAGATCAAGGCTTTTACATCGTTTCCGTAAGTCTGCCGCCCGGCACGTCGACCAACGTCACGCAGGAGAGCATAGACAAGGTGCAGGCCTCTCTCAAGGAGCTGCCCGGCGTCGATATGGTCATGGCTATCAACGGTTTCGATATCCTGTCTTTCGGCGCGAAGTCGAGCGCAGGCACGATCTTCGTCGGACTCGATCCGTGGAGTGAGCGCACGACGGTGGAGACGAATATCAACATGCTCATTGGCAAGACCTTCGGCATTGGCGCGAAGGTCGCGCCTGAGTCGCAGGTGATTGCGTTCAACATGCCGGCTCTGCCGGGACTCGGCATGGTCGGCGGCTGGACGATGCAGCTGCAGGATATGTCAGGGCATACGGATGAGGAGCTTGATGCGATCACGAAGCAGATCGTGCAGGCGATGAATCAGCGTCCCGAACTGCAGGGCGTGCGGACGACATACAGCATTGACTCGCCAGTCTATGACTTTGAGATCGACCGCGAGAAGGTCAAGCAGCTCGGCGTGCAGATGAGCGATGTGTTCACGGCTCTGCAGGTCAATTTCGGCGGCTATCAGGTCAATGACTTCAATCAGTTCGGCCGTACCTACAAGGTCATGATGCAGGCGGATATGCCGTATCGCTCGGAGGTTGAGGCGGCGCGCTTCATCTTCGTCAAGTCGAACGCGGGCACGATGGTGCCGCTTGACACGCTCCTGAAGCCGAAGCGCGGCACGGGCGCACCGATCATTTCGCGCTTCAACGCGGCGCGTGCCGTTCAGATCCAGGGCAATGCAGCCTCGGGCTACAGCTCGGGCGACGCGATGCGTGCGGCGGAAGAGGTCGTCTCTGAGGTGGCTCCTGCGGGCTTCAACATCGAGTGGTCGGGTCAGAGCCGCGAGGAGAAGACAGCGGGAAGCTCGACGCTGCGCGTGCTCGCCTTGTGCTTTGTATTCGTATTCCTTTGCCTCGCGGCTCTCTACGAGAGCTGGAGTGTGCCGTTTGCCGTACTCCTGACAGTGCCTACGGGCATCCTGGGCGCACTCCTTTCCGAGTACGTGCTCGGCATGGGCGGCATGATCCTGTTCCACCACATGAATGCAGGGCTGCAGGACAGCATCTACATGCAGATCGGCATCATCATGATCATCGGTCTGGCGGCGAAGAACGCGATCCTCATCGTCGAGTTCGCGAAGGTGCGCGTCGACCGAGGCATGGAGCCGGTCAAGGCGGCGATCGAGGCGGCGGGCCTGCGCCTGCGTCCGATTCTCATGACGAGCTTCGCGTTCATCATCGGCTGCCTGCCGCTTGCTCTCGCAACGGGTGCGGGTGCTTCTGCGAGAAACGGCATGGGCGTCGCCGTCGTCGGCGGCATGCTGTTTGCGACGATCCTCGGCGTGTTCCTGATCCCCGTGTTCTACGTCATCGTGGCATGGATTTCCGCAAAACTCGGCACGCTCAAGCAGGCGAAGAAGAAGACGCCGCTCGATTATATGTGA
- a CDS encoding efflux RND transporter periplasmic adaptor subunit, with protein MFLAASVLSFAVLLSGCGGQQGMQKGPAQVKVMKAMQQDAPITSEYAGQIAGKDEVKVQSKVSGAVVEKYVKGGDFVTAGQALYRIDSRQYESAVWQAQAALAQTEATLSNARVDLSRYEALYEAAAIPEQTVATQRANVSAYESAAEANAALLRRAQQDLADTTIYAPMTGQLAVDDVAVGTFVTAGNTTLVTVGTNDPVYATFSISETDYLKFMGAAMRGEGAPSAHVSLTLADGTAYPIDGRIVETDRALKDNTGTLKIKALFDNPGGLLLPGMFARVKISGQTVPNAILVPERAVQQLLDKSFVMVMEDGKSKARTVTLGDKVGSFYIIKDGISANDLVVVEGLTNLQEGVELSPTEVTAADMGFSFENDMKAFDSSVSTLGK; from the coding sequence ATGTTTTTGGCGGCATCCGTTCTCTCTTTCGCCGTGCTCTTGAGCGGCTGCGGCGGACAGCAGGGCATGCAGAAGGGACCGGCGCAGGTCAAGGTCATGAAGGCCATGCAGCAGGATGCACCGATCACGAGCGAGTATGCGGGTCAGATTGCGGGCAAGGACGAGGTCAAGGTGCAGTCGAAGGTTTCGGGCGCCGTCGTCGAAAAGTATGTGAAGGGCGGCGACTTCGTCACAGCGGGACAGGCGCTCTATCGCATCGACTCGCGTCAGTACGAGTCCGCTGTCTGGCAGGCGCAGGCAGCGCTCGCACAGACGGAGGCGACCTTGAGCAACGCGCGCGTCGATCTCTCGCGCTATGAGGCTCTTTACGAGGCAGCAGCGATTCCGGAGCAGACGGTGGCGACGCAGCGTGCGAACGTCAGCGCCTACGAGTCGGCGGCTGAGGCGAACGCAGCGCTCCTTCGCCGCGCGCAGCAGGATCTTGCCGACACGACGATTTACGCGCCGATGACGGGGCAGCTCGCCGTCGACGATGTTGCCGTCGGCACGTTCGTAACGGCGGGCAATACGACGCTCGTGACGGTCGGCACGAACGATCCCGTCTACGCGACGTTCAGCATCAGCGAGACGGATTACTTGAAGTTCATGGGCGCCGCCATGCGCGGCGAGGGCGCTCCTTCGGCGCATGTGTCACTGACGCTTGCGGACGGTACGGCATATCCGATCGACGGGCGCATCGTTGAGACGGATCGCGCCTTGAAGGACAATACGGGAACCTTGAAGATCAAGGCGCTCTTCGACAATCCCGGCGGCCTTCTGCTGCCCGGCATGTTCGCACGCGTGAAGATCTCGGGCCAGACGGTGCCGAATGCCATTCTCGTGCCCGAGCGTGCCGTGCAGCAGCTTCTCGACAAGTCCTTCGTGATGGTCATGGAGGACGGCAAGTCGAAGGCGCGTACCGTGACGCTCGGCGACAAGGTGGGCAGCTTCTACATCATCAAGGATGGCATTTCGGCGAATGATCTCGTCGTCGTCGAAGGTCTGACGAACCTGCAGGAGGGCGTCGAGCTTTCTCCGACGGAGGTCACGGCAGCCGACATGGGCTTCTCGTTCGAAAACGATATGAAGGCATTCGATTCCAGTGTGAGCACGTTGGGCAAATAG
- the hutW gene encoding heme anaerobic degradation radical SAM methyltransferase ChuW/HutW, whose protein sequence is MAYKLKDMFDADTEEQRELQFGRAANDPLTEAFPRKRVVHAGVRGEVVPPAEAQETWLRIMNTPAKKGEVQAAYIHIPFCKTKCLYCGFFQNAAHQSAEDDYVEALIEEIEASADAPRLKGGLIHAVFIGGGTPTSLSAENAARVLSTLRRVLPLANDYELTLEGRIHDLVPEKIEAWLANGVNRISLGVQSFDTKVRQSQGRIESREEVLERLKLLKSYEQCSVVLDLIFGLPGQSMEVWQQDLDDLIASGIDGADFYQLNVFEGSDLNKRIAEGKLDPAATTKEQAKMYAFAHDYMKKRGWRQLSMCHWASSNRERSLYNALAKKGVPMFPFGSSAGGFLEGYAVMLHRVLQPYAMLVASNQKPIMGLVKQSEIQPFSNCAVSMLEQGWMEISRLTAMDERLEDLRWLYELWAERGLVAFNGVQYELTVAGKFWEVNIAQTTVECIQYLLTGENEMSVESIAAQDKKHGEAKEKMHGVGMNGVPSIEMMQRMQKMAKGGMPSLKVLKEFAKEVGIQGMPTMEDMRRLQKMMEERKIEEK, encoded by the coding sequence ATGGCTTATAAATTGAAAGATATGTTCGATGCCGATACCGAGGAGCAGCGCGAGCTGCAGTTCGGCAGAGCGGCGAACGACCCGCTGACGGAAGCGTTCCCGAGAAAGCGCGTCGTTCATGCAGGCGTGCGCGGCGAGGTCGTGCCGCCCGCTGAGGCGCAGGAGACGTGGCTGCGCATCATGAACACGCCCGCGAAGAAGGGCGAGGTGCAGGCGGCGTACATCCACATCCCGTTCTGCAAGACGAAGTGCCTCTACTGCGGCTTTTTCCAAAATGCCGCGCATCAGTCGGCGGAGGATGACTACGTCGAGGCTCTGATCGAAGAGATCGAGGCGTCTGCGGACGCGCCGCGCCTCAAGGGCGGTCTCATACACGCCGTCTTCATCGGCGGCGGCACGCCGACGTCGCTTTCGGCGGAAAATGCCGCGCGCGTCCTCAGCACGCTGCGCCGTGTCCTGCCCTTGGCAAATGATTACGAGCTGACGCTCGAAGGCCGCATCCATGACCTCGTGCCCGAGAAGATCGAGGCGTGGCTCGCGAACGGCGTCAACCGCATCTCGCTCGGCGTGCAGTCCTTCGATACGAAGGTGCGTCAGTCGCAGGGCAGGATCGAGTCGAGGGAGGAAGTCCTCGAACGGCTCAAACTTCTGAAGTCCTACGAGCAGTGCTCGGTCGTGCTCGACCTCATCTTCGGTCTGCCCGGTCAGTCGATGGAGGTCTGGCAGCAGGATCTCGACGATCTCATTGCCTCGGGCATCGACGGCGCGGACTTCTACCAGCTCAACGTCTTTGAAGGAAGCGACCTCAACAAGCGCATCGCCGAGGGCAAGCTCGATCCTGCTGCGACGACGAAGGAGCAGGCGAAGATGTACGCTTTCGCGCACGATTACATGAAGAAGCGCGGCTGGCGTCAGCTCAGCATGTGCCACTGGGCGAGCAGCAACCGCGAGCGCAGTCTCTACAACGCGCTTGCGAAGAAGGGCGTGCCGATGTTCCCCTTCGGCAGCAGTGCAGGCGGCTTCCTCGAAGGCTACGCCGTCATGCTGCATCGCGTGCTGCAGCCCTACGCCATGCTCGTGGCGAGCAATCAGAAGCCCATCATGGGTCTCGTCAAGCAGTCGGAGATCCAGCCGTTTTCCAACTGCGCCGTCAGCATGTTGGAGCAGGGCTGGATGGAAATCTCACGCCTCACGGCGATGGACGAGCGTCTCGAAGACCTGCGCTGGCTCTATGAGCTTTGGGCAGAGCGCGGACTCGTCGCCTTCAACGGCGTGCAGTACGAGCTGACGGTCGCGGGCAAGTTCTGGGAGGTCAATATCGCGCAGACGACGGTCGAGTGCATACAGTACCTGCTGACGGGCGAGAACGAGATGAGCGTTGAGAGTATCGCGGCGCAGGACAAGAAGCATGGCGAAGCGAAGGAAAAGATGCACGGCGTCGGCATGAACGGCGTGCCGTCCATCGAGATGATGCAGCGCATGCAGAAGATGGCGAAGGGCGGTATGCCGTCCTTGAAAGTGCTCAAGGAGTTCGCTAAGGAAGTCGGCATCCAGGGCATGCCGACGATGGAAGACATGCGGCGTCTTCAGAAGATGATGGAAGAGCGGAAAATCGAGGAGAAATAA